A window of Synechococcus sp. MEDNS5 contains these coding sequences:
- a CDS encoding TrkA family potassium uptake protein — protein MKAGQRRRHLQLLARPWLLPIMALTAVILSGAIGYRITEGWDWGDCLWMVLITISTIGYGEVEPLSQAGRLVTVLIIAGGLLVVQLTIQRVLGLSESGYFRQLREIRFRRLLRRMHDHVILCGYGRIGKEIGEQLLLENVQVLVVEMDPKRQRAAQERGLRVLQADATLDETLLEAGLDRCRSLVAALPSNAANLYVILSARGLRKSCRLIARADSDEAASKLELAGASVVVSPYVAGGRVMAATALRPIAVDFMDLLAGTDCEIEEFRLSRDPLLMSHLSHRSLAELALDRRSGAMLLAIRENNTLTANPSGSMTLAPGQMLVVMGSQDQLTAFRTILGDALDTVETMGGATHLNEPASG, from the coding sequence ATGAAAGCTGGTCAACGTCGCCGCCATCTGCAGCTGCTGGCGCGTCCATGGCTGCTGCCGATCATGGCGCTCACAGCCGTGATTCTCAGTGGGGCCATTGGGTACCGCATCACCGAAGGCTGGGACTGGGGAGACTGCCTCTGGATGGTGCTGATCACCATCAGCACCATCGGCTATGGCGAGGTGGAGCCGTTGTCCCAGGCAGGACGCCTTGTGACCGTGCTGATCATCGCCGGCGGGCTTTTGGTGGTCCAGCTCACGATTCAACGGGTGCTGGGACTGTCAGAATCTGGCTACTTCCGCCAGCTGCGGGAGATTCGATTTCGTCGATTGCTGCGGCGCATGCACGACCACGTGATCCTCTGTGGATATGGCCGGATCGGTAAGGAGATCGGTGAGCAGCTGCTGCTTGAGAACGTTCAGGTTCTCGTGGTGGAAATGGATCCAAAACGCCAGAGAGCCGCGCAGGAACGAGGATTGCGAGTGCTTCAGGCCGATGCAACCCTCGATGAAACACTCCTGGAGGCAGGGCTCGACCGCTGTCGAAGCCTGGTGGCGGCGCTACCCAGCAATGCCGCCAATCTGTATGTGATTCTCAGCGCGAGGGGTCTGCGCAAAAGCTGCCGGCTGATCGCCAGAGCCGACAGCGATGAGGCCGCCTCCAAACTGGAACTGGCGGGAGCCTCCGTGGTGGTGAGCCCCTACGTGGCAGGAGGCCGGGTGATGGCAGCCACGGCCCTGCGGCCCATCGCCGTTGACTTCATGGATCTACTGGCTGGCACTGACTGCGAAATCGAGGAGTTCCGATTGAGCCGGGATCCTCTGCTGATGAGCCATCTCTCCCACCGCAGCCTGGCGGAGCTGGCGCTCGATCGTCGGAGTGGCGCCATGCTGCTTGCCATCCGTGAAAACAACACACTCACCGCCAATCCAAGCGGCAGCATGACTCTGGCTCCAGGACAGATGCTGGTGGTGATGGGCAGCCAAGATCAGCTCACTGCGTTCAGGACGATCCTGGGAGACGCCCTCGACACTGTTGAAACGATGGGCGGAGCCACGCACCTGAATGAACCGGCATCTGGCTGA
- the fabG gene encoding 3-oxoacyl-[acyl-carrier-protein] reductase yields the protein MNSTRTLDGQIALVTGASRGIGRAVALALAECGAEVVVNYASSPDAAEAVVKEIESMGEKAYALQADVADEDAVDALIKTVLERSGRIDVLVNNAGITRDGLLMRMKSADWNAVINLNLTGVFLCTRAVTRPMLKQKSGRIINITSVVGLMGNAGQANYAAAKAGVVGLTRSAAKEMASRGITVNAVAPGFIATDMTKDLEAEGILTAIPLGTFGTPEQVAGAVRFLAADSAAAYITGQVLQVDGGMVMG from the coding sequence ATGAACTCAACCCGGACCCTCGATGGTCAAATCGCCCTCGTGACCGGTGCCAGCCGGGGGATCGGGCGTGCCGTGGCTCTGGCCCTGGCTGAATGCGGCGCAGAAGTGGTGGTGAATTACGCCAGCTCCCCGGATGCGGCCGAAGCCGTGGTGAAGGAGATCGAGAGCATGGGAGAGAAGGCCTATGCCCTTCAGGCCGACGTGGCCGATGAAGACGCCGTGGACGCATTGATCAAAACGGTGCTGGAGCGCAGTGGTCGCATCGATGTGCTGGTCAACAACGCGGGCATCACACGCGACGGACTGCTGATGAGGATGAAATCCGCCGACTGGAACGCGGTGATCAATCTCAATCTCACCGGAGTGTTTCTCTGCACCCGCGCCGTGACCCGGCCAATGCTCAAGCAAAAAAGCGGTCGGATCATCAACATCACCTCAGTTGTTGGCCTGATGGGCAATGCAGGGCAGGCCAATTACGCCGCGGCCAAAGCCGGTGTGGTGGGCCTGACCCGCAGTGCTGCGAAGGAAATGGCGAGCCGGGGAATCACCGTGAATGCGGTGGCTCCTGGATTCATCGCCACCGACATGACTAAGGACCTTGAAGCCGAGGGCATTCTCACAGCCATTCCCCTGGGAACATTCGGGACCCCGGAGCAGGTGGCAGGGGCAGTGCGTTTCCTTGCCGCAGATTCGGCAGCGGCCTACATCACTGGGCAGGTTCTGCAGGTGGATGGCGGCATGGTGATGGGTTGA
- a CDS encoding 4-hydroxybenzoate polyprenyltransferase — protein MTGTLSSRLTSPWVALLRWNKPSGRLILLIPAGWSLWLNPSGTPSLRLILQILIGGLAVSAAGCVANDLWDQRIDREVARTSQRPLARGDLNRVQAFTLLAVLLTLSLMVVISLPADVRLLCLQLAVLALPPILLYPSAKRWFPFPQAILAICWGFAVLIPWAAATGSLSFSLPLIATWGATFCWTFSFDTVYAMADRPDDATLKLRSSALTLGHSAVKVVRAGYGLTAAGLAIAAAATQAGVVFWIFWSVACIGFWRSTLPLKAKEQQAASVYAKHFARQVQIGSLLLAGVILSRLG, from the coding sequence GTGACCGGCACGCTCTCCTCCCGCCTCACGTCCCCCTGGGTAGCCCTGCTGCGCTGGAATAAACCCAGTGGCCGTCTGATTCTTCTCATTCCAGCCGGATGGAGCCTTTGGCTGAATCCATCCGGAACACCATCCCTGCGGCTGATCCTGCAGATCCTGATCGGAGGTCTCGCCGTCAGTGCGGCAGGCTGCGTTGCCAACGACCTCTGGGACCAGAGAATCGACCGTGAAGTCGCACGCACCAGTCAAAGACCCTTAGCCCGTGGCGATCTCAATCGTGTGCAGGCCTTCACTCTGCTGGCTGTTCTGCTGACGCTGTCGCTGATGGTGGTGATCAGCCTGCCTGCAGACGTGCGACTGCTCTGCCTCCAATTGGCGGTTTTGGCCTTACCACCGATCCTCCTTTACCCCTCCGCCAAGCGCTGGTTTCCCTTTCCACAGGCCATCCTTGCAATCTGCTGGGGCTTCGCCGTGCTGATTCCGTGGGCTGCAGCCACTGGGTCTTTAAGTTTCAGCCTGCCGCTGATCGCAACCTGGGGGGCGACGTTCTGCTGGACCTTCAGCTTCGACACCGTGTACGCGATGGCGGACCGCCCTGACGACGCCACGCTCAAGCTGCGCAGCAGCGCATTGACTCTCGGACATTCCGCGGTGAAGGTTGTACGCGCTGGCTATGGCCTGACGGCCGCAGGGCTCGCTATAGCCGCCGCCGCGACCCAAGCGGGGGTGGTTTTCTGGATCTTTTGGAGTGTTGCCTGCATCGGCTTCTGGCGTTCAACACTTCCCTTGAAGGCGAAGGAGCAGCAAGCAGCCTCGGTGTACGCCAAACATTTCGCCCGACAAGTGCAAATCGGCAGCTTGTTACTCGCCGGGGTGATCCTCAGCCGGTTGGGTTGA
- the ispD gene encoding 2-C-methyl-D-erythritol 4-phosphate cytidylyltransferase — translation MHLLIAAAGSGRRMGADRNKLLLAVHGRPVLAWTLEAAGAAASIDWIGVIGQPVDQPAMAALFHHAGQPVTWIEGGSTRQESVERGLQALPRDARHVLIHDGARCLVSPQVFNRCAEALLKGGAVIAATPVTDTIKRVDSQGVITDTPDRSELWAAQTPQGFSVSELREGHAQARARNWVVTDDASLFERLGWPVRVLDAGPGNIKVTTPFDLTVAAAVMAQR, via the coding sequence GTGCATCTGTTGATTGCTGCAGCGGGTAGTGGCCGGCGTATGGGGGCGGATCGCAACAAGCTTCTGCTTGCTGTGCATGGGCGACCCGTCCTCGCGTGGACCTTGGAAGCCGCCGGCGCTGCGGCGTCCATTGATTGGATCGGTGTGATCGGTCAACCGGTGGACCAACCCGCCATGGCGGCCTTGTTTCACCATGCAGGGCAACCAGTGACCTGGATTGAGGGGGGCAGCACCCGGCAGGAGTCGGTGGAGCGAGGTCTGCAGGCATTGCCCAGGGATGCACGCCACGTGCTCATTCATGACGGTGCCCGTTGTCTTGTTTCTCCACAGGTGTTCAATCGCTGTGCTGAAGCACTTCTGAAGGGCGGTGCGGTCATTGCCGCGACTCCGGTGACTGACACCATCAAGCGTGTTGACTCCCAAGGCGTGATCACTGACACTCCCGATCGTTCTGAGCTCTGGGCCGCCCAGACGCCCCAGGGATTCTCGGTGTCAGAACTGCGCGAAGGTCATGCCCAGGCGAGAGCCCGAAACTGGGTCGTAACGGACGATGCCTCGTTGTTTGAGCGTCTCGGATGGCCGGTGCGGGTGCTCGATGCAGGGCCAGGAAACATCAAGGTGACCACACCGTTCGATCTCACCGTGGCAGCGGCCGTGATGGCTCAGCGCTGA
- the groL gene encoding chaperonin GroEL (60 kDa chaperone family; promotes refolding of misfolded polypeptides especially under stressful conditions; forms two stacked rings of heptamers to form a barrel-shaped 14mer; ends can be capped by GroES; misfolded proteins enter the barrel where they are refolded when GroES binds), which translates to MAKLLSFSDESRAALERGMNALADAVRVTIGPRGRNVVLEKSFGAPDIVNDGDTIAKEIELEDPFENIGAKLIQQVASKTKDKAGDGTTTATVLAQAMVEEGLRNTAAGASPIELRRGMEKAVALIVEGLAERSQSVSGDAIRQVATVSAGGDEEVGRMVAEAMDKVTVDGVITVEESKSLATELEVTEGMAFDRGYSSPYFVTDGDRQICEFENALLLLTDRKISAVADLVPVLETVQKTGSPLVILAEEVDGEALATLVVNKNRGVLQVAAVRAPSFGERRKAALADIAILTGGTVISEDRAMTLDKVTLEDLGRVRRITISKEETTIVASEDSRDAVAERVASIRRELENTDSEYDREKLNERIAKLAGGVAVIKVGAPTETELKNRKLRIEDALNATRAAVEEGIVAGGGSTLIQLAGSLSGLADQLHGDQRTGVEIVRRALSAPLRQIAINAGANGDVVVEQVQRTGQGFNALSGAYENLLEAGILDAAKVVRLGLQDAVSIASLLITTEVVVADKPEPPAAPAPGGDPMGGMGGMGGMGGMGGMGMPGMM; encoded by the coding sequence ATGGCCAAACTTCTCAGTTTTTCGGATGAATCTCGCGCCGCACTGGAGCGAGGCATGAATGCTCTGGCCGATGCCGTGCGCGTCACGATCGGCCCCCGTGGACGCAACGTGGTGCTGGAGAAAAGCTTCGGAGCTCCCGATATCGTCAATGACGGCGACACGATCGCCAAAGAGATTGAACTTGAGGATCCTTTCGAAAACATCGGGGCCAAACTGATTCAACAGGTGGCGTCGAAGACGAAGGACAAAGCGGGTGATGGCACCACGACAGCGACCGTTCTGGCTCAGGCCATGGTCGAGGAAGGCCTACGCAACACCGCAGCCGGTGCCAGCCCGATCGAGCTCCGTCGCGGCATGGAGAAAGCGGTCGCTCTGATCGTCGAAGGTCTCGCTGAGCGCAGCCAGTCCGTCAGTGGAGATGCCATCCGTCAGGTGGCCACAGTGAGTGCCGGAGGCGATGAAGAAGTTGGTCGCATGGTGGCTGAAGCCATGGACAAGGTCACCGTCGATGGGGTGATCACCGTGGAGGAATCCAAGTCTCTGGCCACGGAGCTGGAGGTGACCGAAGGAATGGCCTTTGACCGGGGTTACAGCTCGCCTTATTTCGTCACCGATGGTGATCGTCAGATCTGTGAGTTCGAAAATGCCCTGCTGCTGCTGACCGATCGCAAGATCAGTGCCGTGGCTGATCTCGTGCCGGTTCTTGAGACGGTTCAAAAAACAGGATCTCCCCTGGTGATTCTGGCCGAGGAAGTCGATGGAGAGGCCCTGGCAACCCTGGTGGTGAACAAAAACCGCGGCGTGCTTCAGGTGGCTGCTGTCCGCGCACCCTCCTTTGGCGAGCGCCGCAAAGCCGCCCTCGCGGACATTGCCATCCTCACCGGTGGAACCGTGATCAGCGAAGACCGAGCGATGACGCTCGACAAGGTGACGCTGGAGGATCTCGGCCGGGTCCGCCGCATCACCATCAGCAAGGAAGAAACCACCATCGTCGCCAGCGAAGACAGCCGTGATGCCGTCGCTGAGCGCGTGGCGTCCATCCGCAGGGAATTGGAGAACACCGATTCCGAGTACGACCGCGAGAAGCTCAACGAGCGCATCGCCAAACTCGCCGGCGGTGTGGCCGTGATCAAGGTCGGAGCTCCGACGGAAACCGAGCTCAAGAACCGCAAACTGCGGATCGAAGATGCCCTGAATGCCACCAGAGCCGCTGTTGAAGAAGGCATTGTGGCCGGCGGTGGCAGCACGTTGATCCAATTGGCCGGATCCTTGAGCGGGCTGGCTGATCAACTGCACGGTGATCAGCGCACCGGGGTCGAGATTGTGCGTCGCGCTCTGAGTGCACCTCTTCGCCAGATCGCGATCAATGCAGGGGCCAATGGCGATGTGGTTGTCGAGCAAGTGCAGCGCACCGGCCAGGGCTTCAATGCACTCTCAGGTGCTTATGAAAACCTCCTGGAGGCTGGCATCCTTGACGCCGCCAAAGTGGTGAGATTGGGCCTTCAGGATGCGGTTTCCATCGCATCGCTGCTGATCACCACCGAAGTGGTGGTGGCCGACAAGCCCGAACCTCCAGCAGCTCCTGCACCCGGAGGTGATCCCATGGGTGGCATGGGTGGCATGGGTGGCATGGGCGGTATGGGTGGAATGGGCATGCCTGGAATGATGTGA
- a CDS encoding LD-carboxypeptidase: protein MPHAKVPVVQPPSLNRGDAFAITAPSSALRNDDSLHRGIAVFESWGLEVQPHQLDARHWGYLAGTDQQRRADLDQRQSPPLLACARGGWGAARLLEHPWPWSPGWLLGFSDITSLLCSRLAQGVGGGVHGPLVTTLADEPDWSQQRLQELLFDRTAPDLHGETWVGGKAQGPLITVNLTVASHLLGSSHLPDLRGMILVIEDVGEAPYRLDRMLTHWRLTGTLQGLAGIGLGRFSGCDDANLSANAEQTFSLEQVLKERTLDLGIPVISGLPVGHGQGGNAALPMGVPARLDADRGTLSLERPNQR, encoded by the coding sequence ATGCCACACGCCAAGGTTCCGGTTGTTCAACCGCCGTCACTCAATCGCGGCGATGCCTTTGCCATCACGGCGCCCAGTTCGGCTCTCCGCAACGACGACAGCCTGCATCGAGGAATCGCCGTGTTCGAATCCTGGGGACTGGAGGTGCAACCCCATCAGCTTGATGCTCGGCACTGGGGCTATCTGGCTGGAACCGACCAGCAACGCAGAGCCGACCTCGATCAGCGACAGTCCCCACCCCTGCTGGCTTGCGCCCGGGGAGGTTGGGGAGCAGCACGACTGCTCGAACACCCATGGCCTTGGAGCCCTGGCTGGCTGCTGGGGTTCTCTGACATCACATCCCTGCTCTGCTCAAGGCTTGCCCAGGGCGTGGGAGGCGGCGTGCACGGACCGTTGGTCACAACGCTGGCCGATGAACCCGACTGGAGCCAGCAACGCCTCCAGGAATTGCTCTTCGATCGGACAGCACCTGATCTCCATGGGGAGACCTGGGTGGGTGGGAAAGCCCAAGGCCCATTGATCACCGTCAATCTGACCGTGGCATCTCACCTGTTGGGCAGTTCCCACCTACCGGATCTGAGGGGAATGATCCTCGTGATCGAGGACGTGGGTGAAGCCCCTTACCGCCTGGACCGGATGCTGACGCACTGGCGACTGACGGGCACTCTTCAGGGCCTGGCAGGGATTGGACTGGGGCGGTTCAGCGGTTGTGATGATGCCAACCTCTCAGCCAACGCGGAACAAACCTTCAGCCTGGAGCAGGTCCTGAAGGAGCGCACTCTCGATCTGGGCATTCCCGTGATTTCGGGGTTGCCGGTAGGGCATGGCCAAGGAGGCAATGCAGCTCTGCCGATGGGCGTTCCAGCCAGGCTGGACGCCGACCGGGGAACTCTGAGCCTTGAACGTCCGAATCAGCGCTGA
- a CDS encoding ATP-binding cassette domain-containing protein: MSLIELDHLVKSYGMVPALTDLTLAVPEGCLYGFLGPNGAGKTTTLRILATLLSPDRGRVIVAGVDALQNPRQVRQILGYVAQEVAIDKILTGRELLALQGDLYHLPRTERNQRIDDLIQRLSMEDWIDRRCGTYSGGMRRRLDLAAGLLHSPRLLVLDEPTVGLDLESRAVIWEVLQDLRDQGTTILLSSHYLEEVEALAERMAIIDAGRVIAEGSPEELKCALGGDRVTLRVREFSDQAEAEKIRALLDAVEGVRRIVINRSQGHSLNLVVDGDHVLPRLKQRLGESDLSVFSLAQSRPSLDDVYLQATGRTLMDAELAVAGQRDPKQERRQSMR; encoded by the coding sequence ATGTCACTGATTGAGCTGGATCACTTGGTGAAGTCCTACGGGATGGTTCCGGCTCTGACGGATCTCACGCTTGCGGTTCCGGAAGGCTGCCTCTACGGATTTCTCGGTCCCAATGGGGCTGGGAAAACCACCACATTGCGCATCCTCGCCACGCTGTTGTCACCCGACCGCGGACGAGTCATCGTGGCGGGTGTCGATGCGTTGCAGAACCCCCGTCAGGTGCGGCAGATCCTGGGGTATGTGGCCCAGGAGGTGGCGATTGACAAAATCCTCACAGGGCGTGAACTGCTGGCTTTGCAGGGCGATCTTTATCACCTGCCCAGAACGGAGAGGAATCAGCGCATCGATGATCTGATTCAGCGTCTCTCGATGGAGGATTGGATCGACCGGCGGTGCGGAACCTATTCCGGTGGGATGCGGCGACGCTTGGATCTCGCAGCTGGCTTGCTTCACTCTCCCCGCCTTCTGGTGCTTGATGAGCCCACGGTCGGTCTTGATCTCGAGAGTCGCGCCGTGATCTGGGAGGTGCTCCAGGACCTGAGAGATCAAGGCACCACCATCCTGCTCAGCAGTCATTACCTTGAAGAGGTGGAGGCCTTGGCCGAACGCATGGCGATCATCGACGCAGGGCGTGTGATTGCTGAGGGGTCACCGGAGGAGCTCAAGTGCGCCCTTGGCGGTGATCGCGTCACTCTGCGCGTGCGCGAATTCAGTGACCAGGCCGAGGCAGAGAAGATCCGTGCACTTCTGGATGCCGTTGAAGGTGTTCGCCGGATTGTGATCAACCGGTCCCAAGGGCATTCCCTCAATCTTGTGGTGGATGGCGATCATGTCCTTCCCCGTCTCAAGCAGCGCCTGGGCGAAAGCGATCTGTCCGTTTTCTCCCTGGCGCAGAGCCGTCCGAGCCTGGATGATGTCTATCTCCAGGCCACGGGGCGCACCCTGATGGACGCTGAACTGGCGGTGGCTGGTCAGCGTGATCCAAAGCAGGAGCGTCGCCAGTCGATGCGTTGA
- a CDS encoding N-acetylmannosamine-6-phosphate 2-epimerase, whose amino-acid sequence MTLSLRNGLIVSVQAPEGSPMRHPDVIAAMADASLRNGALGVRLESPEHVAAVRERCPKALIIGLWKRSWPDSSVYITPRWHEVKAIWGAGADVVALDATDRFRPQAEELESLVKRAKDELGAPLMADVDSVENGLRAASLGCDWVGTTLFGYTESTRGARPPGLHLLKPLRAQLPAETILICEGGIASPQTARNAIGEGADAVVVGTAITGVDLQVASYHQHITRQTV is encoded by the coding sequence ATGACTCTGTCCCTTAGGAACGGCCTGATCGTTTCTGTTCAGGCTCCTGAAGGCTCGCCGATGCGCCACCCGGATGTGATCGCCGCCATGGCCGACGCCTCACTCCGAAACGGGGCCCTTGGCGTGAGGTTGGAGAGCCCAGAGCACGTCGCTGCTGTACGCGAACGCTGTCCGAAGGCTTTGATCATTGGTCTCTGGAAGCGGTCTTGGCCTGATAGCTCGGTCTACATCACACCGCGTTGGCACGAAGTGAAGGCCATTTGGGGCGCTGGTGCCGATGTGGTGGCGCTGGATGCAACTGATCGGTTCCGGCCGCAGGCTGAGGAGCTGGAAAGCTTGGTCAAACGGGCCAAGGATGAACTGGGGGCTCCGTTGATGGCGGATGTTGACAGTGTGGAGAACGGCTTGAGAGCCGCGTCGTTGGGATGCGACTGGGTCGGCACCACCCTGTTCGGTTACACCGAATCCACCAGGGGGGCGAGACCACCTGGCTTGCATCTGTTGAAGCCTCTGCGTGCCCAGCTTCCAGCGGAAACAATTCTGATCTGTGAAGGGGGCATCGCGTCCCCGCAGACCGCCAGGAATGCCATCGGCGAGGGCGCCGATGCAGTGGTGGTGGGTACGGCGATCACGGGCGTGGATCTTCAGGTGGCGTCTTATCACCAGCACATCACCAGGCAAACTGTGTGA
- a CDS encoding heme o synthase: protein MASSSATAVPLTREQVVPSRKRIKLPAWLEVAKPRLIPLLLATTLGGMALTEGWPLSSPRLVCTLGGGALAAAAAGVLNCLWEQELDGRMQRTSGRALPSGRLSPTAAFAGAISCTLAAATLLVSGVNCLAAGLSLLGLCSYVLLYTALLKPRTPQNIVIGGVAGAIPPLVGAAAATGHIGLGGWWLFALVMVWTPAHFWALALLLREDYRAVGIPMLPVVKGPVVTAKAIRRYGWATVIISFLGVWALPEGGLLYGLLLLPFNGRLLQMVERLADEPDSTERAKGLFRWSILYLFGICLLLIFSRQSGAALFDLQLRGWIAAFPSGFPGISA, encoded by the coding sequence ATGGCTAGTTCATCCGCCACAGCAGTCCCGCTCACCCGTGAGCAGGTTGTTCCCTCGAGAAAACGCATCAAGCTTCCGGCCTGGTTGGAAGTCGCCAAGCCTCGGCTGATTCCTCTTCTTCTGGCCACAACCCTGGGGGGGATGGCACTCACTGAAGGCTGGCCCCTCTCATCTCCTCGCCTGGTTTGCACCCTGGGTGGGGGCGCCTTGGCGGCCGCAGCCGCAGGTGTGCTCAATTGCCTCTGGGAGCAAGAACTCGACGGTCGCATGCAACGCACCAGTGGGCGGGCCCTGCCATCGGGCCGCCTCTCTCCCACTGCGGCCTTCGCTGGCGCGATCTCCTGCACTCTGGCCGCTGCAACCCTGCTGGTAAGTGGGGTGAACTGTCTGGCTGCCGGCCTGTCATTGCTTGGGCTGTGCAGCTATGTACTGCTCTATACCGCCCTCCTCAAGCCTCGGACCCCGCAAAACATTGTGATTGGAGGGGTGGCAGGGGCGATTCCTCCGTTGGTTGGAGCTGCGGCCGCCACTGGTCATATTGGCCTCGGCGGTTGGTGGTTGTTCGCATTGGTGATGGTGTGGACTCCAGCCCACTTCTGGGCCCTGGCTCTACTCCTGCGCGAGGACTATCGCGCCGTCGGCATTCCCATGCTGCCGGTGGTGAAGGGGCCAGTGGTGACGGCAAAGGCCATTCGTCGCTACGGATGGGCGACGGTGATCATCAGCTTTCTGGGGGTCTGGGCCCTGCCCGAGGGAGGTCTGCTGTATGGCCTGCTTCTGCTTCCATTCAATGGAAGGCTGCTGCAGATGGTTGAACGGCTCGCCGATGAGCCCGACAGCACTGAGCGCGCCAAAGGGCTATTCCGCTGGTCGATTCTCTATCTCTTCGGGATCTGTCTGCTGCTGATCTTCAGCCGTCAGTCAGGCGCTGCGTTGTTCGACCTCCAGCTCAGAGGCTGGATTGCCGCCTTCCCGAGCGGCTTCCCCGGCATCAGTGCCTAG
- a CDS encoding glycosyltransferase family 9 protein, which translates to MRVLALSPGSLLQQLERLPALAAVAEQLEAQIQVACEPSHRALWSLLPSVEKVIPFPFAGNPNLAEWANLLGLVREPDFQACLNFASGRQVNLMLSMSHIPVRVATEGFSSTAVVSPDQGWKPQRLASYLKPLGLSLRADDFRLSLPAEAMETARQRQPLGEGPLLLLAPDNAANDWPEDRWQLLPERIRERLPQLRCETLTPQAPFAQRAAAVACADVVLSSSAITQLLTAYCGVPLVAMGSSADALPSRDVIRVLPGDRQGLSTEEVMKALGF; encoded by the coding sequence ATGCGCGTTCTTGCTCTCAGCCCCGGAAGCCTGCTGCAGCAGCTGGAGCGTCTTCCTGCCCTCGCCGCCGTCGCCGAACAGCTCGAAGCCCAGATTCAGGTGGCCTGCGAGCCATCCCATCGGGCGCTATGGAGCTTGCTTCCATCGGTTGAGAAAGTGATTCCCTTCCCCTTTGCGGGAAATCCCAATCTCGCTGAGTGGGCCAACCTTCTAGGGCTCGTGCGCGAACCCGACTTCCAGGCCTGCCTCAATTTCGCAAGCGGACGTCAGGTCAACCTGATGCTGTCGATGAGCCATATCCCCGTTCGTGTGGCAACCGAAGGGTTTTCGAGCACAGCCGTGGTCTCTCCGGACCAGGGATGGAAGCCCCAGCGACTCGCGTCGTATCTCAAACCTTTGGGTCTGTCCCTGAGGGCGGACGACTTCCGCCTCAGCCTGCCCGCCGAAGCCATGGAGACAGCCCGCCAGCGACAACCGCTCGGGGAGGGACCACTGCTGCTGTTGGCTCCAGATAACGCCGCCAACGACTGGCCGGAAGATCGTTGGCAGTTGTTGCCCGAGAGGATTCGTGAGCGGTTGCCACAGCTGCGCTGCGAGACCCTCACCCCCCAAGCACCATTCGCCCAACGTGCGGCAGCGGTGGCCTGCGCCGATGTTGTTCTCAGCAGCTCCGCGATCACCCAACTGCTAACGGCGTACTGCGGAGTTCCCCTGGTGGCGATGGGCTCCTCTGCCGATGCCCTGCCCTCAAGGGACGTCATCAGGGTTCTGCCTGGCGATCGTCAGGGCCTGAGCACCGAGGAAGTGATGAAAGCCCTCGGGTTCTGA
- a CDS encoding ABC transporter permease, whose product MTNSVLDLSTPKQNPRSAFSELAQETGALTRRLFVQLQRRPSTLVAGILQPLIWLVLFGALFSRAPEGLLPGGMSYGRFLGAGVIVFTAFSGALNAGLPVMFDREFGFLNRLLVAPLRSRSSIVLASVIYITTLSLVQSLAIMVTASLLGYGWPGAAGLLLVMVTLLLLVFAVTALSLGLAFALPGHIELIAVIFVANLPLLFASTALAPLSFMPPWLGWLAALNPLTFAIEPIRAAYAGPLDLSSVLLEAPYGSVTGTTCLLVLTLLTAGLFLLIRPLLNRKLA is encoded by the coding sequence ATGACCAACTCCGTTCTCGATCTCTCCACTCCAAAGCAGAACCCACGCTCCGCTTTTTCGGAACTGGCTCAGGAGACAGGTGCACTCACCCGCAGGCTGTTTGTTCAACTCCAGCGGCGACCGTCCACCCTGGTGGCAGGAATCCTGCAGCCACTGATCTGGCTGGTGCTCTTCGGAGCCTTGTTTTCCCGAGCTCCGGAGGGCCTTTTGCCTGGAGGGATGAGTTACGGGCGTTTCCTGGGTGCTGGCGTGATTGTGTTCACAGCGTTCAGCGGGGCTCTCAATGCCGGCTTGCCGGTGATGTTCGATCGGGAATTCGGGTTCCTTAATCGTCTGCTTGTGGCTCCGTTGCGCAGTCGCAGCTCCATCGTGCTCGCATCTGTGATCTATATCACCACCTTGAGCCTTGTTCAGAGCCTGGCGATCATGGTGACCGCTTCACTTCTGGGCTACGGCTGGCCAGGCGCTGCAGGTTTGCTGCTCGTCATGGTCACGCTTCTCCTGCTGGTGTTTGCCGTGACGGCCTTGAGTCTGGGTCTCGCATTCGCGCTTCCCGGCCATATCGAGCTGATCGCGGTGATCTTCGTGGCGAACCTTCCCCTGTTGTTCGCGAGTACGGCCTTGGCTCCGCTGAGCTTCATGCCTCCCTGGTTGGGCTGGCTAGCGGCGCTGAATCCCCTTACCTTCGCGATAGAGCCGATCCGTGCCGCCTATGCCGGTCCATTGGATCTTTCTTCCGTTCTTCTGGAAGCTCCTTACGGCTCTGTCACCGGCACCACCTGTCTGCTTGTGCTCACTCTGCTGACGGCCGGCCTGTTTCTGCTCATTCGTCCCCTGCTCAACCGCAAGCTCGCCTGA